A single region of the Aeromonas hydrophila subsp. hydrophila ATCC 7966 genome encodes:
- the nfo gene encoding deoxyribonuclease IV — MKFIGAHVSAAGGVENTIARAQAIGANAFALFTKNQRQWQAAPLSEASIHAFKLACEKGGFRPEQILPHDSYLINLGHPDPDGLAKSRDAFLDEMKRCEQLGLCYLNFHPGSHLKQIPEAASLKLVSESINWALERSQGVTAVIENTAGQGTNLGWSFEHLATIIDGVEDKSRVGICFDTCHAFAAGYDLRTADACAAVFAEFEQTVGFQYLKGMHINGAKCTFGSRVDRHHSLREGNLGEAVFHHIMNDDRFDGIPLILETIDESIWGDEIRWLRSLAKA; from the coding sequence ATGAAATTTATCGGAGCCCACGTCAGTGCGGCCGGCGGGGTGGAGAACACCATCGCCCGTGCCCAGGCCATCGGCGCCAATGCCTTCGCCCTGTTTACCAAGAACCAGCGCCAGTGGCAGGCGGCGCCGCTTTCCGAGGCCAGCATCCACGCCTTCAAGCTGGCCTGCGAGAAGGGGGGCTTTCGCCCCGAGCAGATCCTGCCCCATGACAGCTACCTCATCAATCTGGGTCATCCCGACCCCGACGGTCTCGCCAAGTCCCGTGACGCCTTTCTGGACGAAATGAAACGCTGCGAACAGCTGGGGCTCTGCTACCTCAATTTTCATCCGGGCAGCCACCTGAAGCAGATCCCGGAGGCGGCCAGCCTCAAGCTGGTGAGCGAATCCATCAACTGGGCGCTGGAGCGCAGCCAGGGGGTGACGGCGGTGATCGAAAACACCGCCGGTCAGGGCACCAACCTCGGCTGGTCGTTCGAGCATCTGGCCACCATCATCGACGGGGTGGAAGACAAGAGCCGGGTCGGCATCTGTTTTGACACCTGCCACGCCTTTGCCGCCGGTTATGATCTGCGTACCGCAGACGCTTGCGCCGCCGTCTTTGCCGAGTTCGAACAGACGGTCGGCTTTCAGTACCTGAAGGGGATGCATATCAACGGCGCCAAGTGTACCTTCGGCAGCCGGGTCGATCGCCACCACAGCTTGCGCGAGGGGAACCTGGGGGAGGCGGTGTTCCATCACATCATGAATGACGATCGCTTCGACGGCATTCCGCTGATCCTTGAGACCATCGACGAGTCCATCTGGGGCGACGAGATCCGCTGGTTGCGCAGCCTGGCGAAGGCATGA
- a CDS encoding SDR family NAD(P)-dependent oxidoreductase, with amino-acid sequence MAHPIALITGASRGLGKQAALALAARSIDLIITYRSQADEAAAVVAEATALGVKAHALPLDVADSSSFAAFASQVREQLGAWQRQQIDFLVNNAGIGIHATIEQTTEQQFDTLFNIHLKGVFFLTQQLLPLIRDGGRILNLSSGLTRFALPGYAAYAAMKGGVEVLTRYLAKELGPRGIAVNVVAPGAIETDFGGGVVRDNQAVNDFIASQTALGRVGQPEDIGGVIAALLSPDSRWINAQRIEASGGMFL; translated from the coding sequence ATGGCCCACCCCATCGCACTCATCACCGGCGCCAGCCGCGGCCTTGGCAAACAGGCGGCGCTGGCCCTCGCCGCCCGCAGCATCGATCTCATCATCACCTATCGCAGTCAGGCCGATGAAGCGGCGGCCGTGGTGGCCGAGGCGACCGCACTCGGCGTCAAAGCCCACGCCTTGCCCCTTGATGTGGCCGACAGCAGCAGCTTTGCCGCCTTCGCCAGCCAAGTGCGCGAGCAGCTGGGCGCATGGCAGCGCCAGCAGATCGATTTTCTGGTCAACAACGCCGGCATCGGCATTCACGCCACCATAGAGCAGACCACCGAACAGCAGTTCGACACCCTGTTCAACATTCACCTGAAGGGGGTGTTCTTTCTAACGCAACAATTGCTGCCGCTGATCCGTGATGGCGGGCGCATCCTCAACCTGTCGAGCGGGCTCACCCGCTTTGCGCTGCCCGGTTATGCCGCCTATGCGGCCATGAAGGGGGGTGTCGAAGTGCTGACCCGCTACCTGGCCAAGGAGCTGGGGCCGCGCGGCATCGCCGTCAACGTGGTGGCGCCGGGGGCCATCGAGACCGACTTTGGCGGGGGTGTGGTGCGGGACAATCAGGCCGTCAACGACTTCATCGCCAGTCAGACCGCCTTGGGACGGGTGGGCCAGCCGGAAGACATCGGTGGCGTGATTGCCGCCCTGCTCTCCCCTGACAGCCGCTGGATCAATGCCCAGCGCATCGAAGCCTCGGGCGGCATGTTCCTCTAG
- a CDS encoding molybdopterin-dependent oxidoreductase, whose translation MKALTLPLFYLLSLLFCGQAYSADEVILSVAAKGCCNNADKMEYSRAQLQALPQASVTTTTPWTKGSHVYRGVLLKTVLDTLGVTADKIKVMAQNDYFAVIPRQDVEKYPVLLAIEEDGKALTLRNKGPVWVIYPLSDHPELNIEQYHSLMVWQVLKLEGM comes from the coding sequence ATGAAAGCGCTAACCTTACCCCTGTTTTACCTCTTGTCTTTACTCTTCTGCGGTCAGGCCTACAGTGCCGATGAGGTGATCCTCAGCGTCGCCGCCAAGGGTTGCTGCAACAACGCCGACAAGATGGAGTACAGCCGCGCCCAGCTGCAAGCGTTGCCGCAAGCCAGCGTCACCACTACCACTCCCTGGACCAAGGGCTCCCATGTCTATCGCGGCGTCTTGCTCAAGACGGTGCTCGATACCCTCGGCGTCACTGCCGACAAGATAAAAGTGATGGCCCAGAACGACTACTTTGCGGTGATCCCGCGGCAAGATGTCGAGAAATATCCCGTGCTGCTGGCCATCGAGGAAGATGGCAAGGCACTGACCCTGCGCAACAAGGGCCCGGTCTGGGTCATCTACCCCCTGTCGGACCACCCCGAGCTCAATATCGAGCAATATCACAGCCTGATGGTGTGGCAAGTGCTCAAGCTTGAAGGGATGTAA
- a CDS encoding HD-GYP domain-containing protein, whose product MNSNTPYTRSGEHVSQQVDLRQVVYALSASLDLVGIGDVAHGKRVGIMAAECGKALGANACERACLFELGVLHDIGVSSTFIHCHLVSEFDWESSQFHCEVGHDLLKDFPPLAPLAEPIRYHHTHWHRLVQTPGLAAGVMRHANLIFLVDRVDALAAPHYGDGSLLMHTHEIRQRIEACAGEFFDPELVAAFLLASRSEAFWLQLEGRAISDYMHDMLSEREPCLTSNGELKQLARIFSAIVDAKSPFTVAHSLGVARLARLLAELMGIEEGHCEQLEIAGLLHDLGKLRVPDEILDKAGSLDERERAIINTHSFETYQILRHIDGFEAIALWASYHHEEPNGCGYPFHLTAEAMPLEAKILRVADIFQAMVQNRPYREGLSAGQALGFLQQLASQSRVDVEVVATLAAHLPQALCAACGQAPDVSLSH is encoded by the coding sequence ATGAACAGCAACACCCCATACACCCGCAGCGGTGAGCACGTTTCCCAGCAGGTTGATTTGCGCCAGGTGGTATACGCCTTGTCGGCGTCGCTGGATCTGGTCGGCATCGGTGATGTGGCGCACGGCAAGCGGGTCGGCATCATGGCTGCCGAGTGCGGCAAGGCGCTGGGAGCCAATGCCTGCGAGCGAGCCTGTCTGTTCGAACTGGGGGTGCTGCACGACATCGGCGTCTCCTCCACCTTCATTCATTGCCATCTGGTCAGCGAGTTTGACTGGGAGTCCTCCCAGTTCCACTGCGAGGTCGGTCATGACCTGCTCAAGGACTTTCCACCGCTGGCGCCCCTGGCGGAGCCCATCCGTTATCACCACACCCACTGGCACCGGTTGGTACAAACCCCTGGATTGGCGGCGGGCGTGATGCGCCATGCCAATCTTATTTTTCTGGTGGACCGGGTGGATGCCCTGGCGGCACCTCATTACGGCGACGGTTCCCTGCTGATGCACACCCACGAGATCCGGCAACGGATCGAGGCGTGCGCCGGCGAGTTTTTCGATCCCGAGCTGGTGGCGGCCTTCCTCTTAGCGTCCCGCTCGGAGGCGTTCTGGCTGCAACTGGAGGGGCGTGCCATCAGCGACTACATGCACGACATGCTGAGCGAGCGGGAACCCTGTCTCACCAGCAACGGCGAGCTCAAGCAGCTGGCGCGGATCTTCTCGGCCATCGTCGATGCCAAGAGTCCCTTCACCGTGGCCCACTCCCTCGGTGTGGCCAGACTGGCCCGGCTGCTGGCCGAACTGATGGGCATTGAAGAGGGGCACTGCGAGCAGTTGGAGATTGCCGGGTTGCTGCACGATCTTGGCAAGCTGCGGGTGCCTGACGAAATCCTCGACAAGGCGGGCTCACTCGATGAGCGGGAGCGGGCCATCATCAATACCCACAGTTTCGAGACCTATCAGATCCTGCGCCATATCGACGGCTTCGAGGCGATCGCCCTGTGGGCCTCCTATCACCATGAAGAGCCCAATGGCTGCGGTTACCCTTTCCACCTGACCGCCGAAGCGATGCCGCTGGAGGCGAAGATCCTGCGGGTGGCCGATATCTTCCAGGCCATGGTGCAGAACCGACCCTACCGGGAGGGGTTGAGCGCCGGGCAGGCGCTCGGCTTTTTGCAGCAACTGGCCAGCCAGAGCCGGGTCGATGTGGAAGTGGTTGCGACCCTGGCCGCCCATCTGCCGCAGGCGCTGTGTGCCGCCTGCGGACAGGCGCCTGACGTCAGCTTAAGCCACTGA
- a CDS encoding Gfo/Idh/MocA family protein, producing the protein MQQRSSDQPLRWGIAGAGAIARRFCQDVNEHASGSRVVAIAARDQARAQAFADEQGLPQAYGSYQALAASPQVEAVYVAVIHPEHAALIELMLLAGKHVLVEKPAVTRVADWDRLVRLAAERGLLLMEAMKVMCFPAMRELLGRLAALPAPDRLRAAFGSVQTRDGKLFDPALAGGAAWDVGVYPLWLYAALCHQLGLAAGEPEVTLSRQAGEVDEAARFDFVGPLKAELAASIVADLDKSAWLSGPGWALELVGKWWNPQQIVWRGGDPLPAWPHDIALPVGGGGMQHEADHFAACVREGLSDSPWVPQALSRQVLGWVERGLLPAER; encoded by the coding sequence ATGCAACAGAGATCAAGCGACCAGCCGCTGCGCTGGGGGATTGCCGGGGCGGGGGCCATTGCCCGCCGTTTTTGTCAGGATGTGAACGAGCACGCCAGTGGCAGCCGGGTGGTGGCGATCGCCGCCCGCGATCAAGCGCGGGCGCAGGCCTTCGCCGATGAGCAGGGGCTGCCCCAGGCTTATGGCAGCTATCAGGCGCTGGCGGCCAGCCCCCAGGTGGAGGCGGTCTATGTGGCGGTGATCCACCCGGAGCACGCCGCCCTGATCGAACTCATGCTGCTGGCGGGCAAGCACGTGCTGGTGGAAAAACCGGCGGTGACCCGGGTGGCGGACTGGGATCGGCTGGTGCGGCTCGCCGCCGAGCGGGGCCTGCTGTTGATGGAGGCGATGAAGGTGATGTGCTTCCCCGCCATGCGCGAATTGCTGGGGCGGCTTGCGGCCCTGCCAGCTCCCGACAGACTGCGGGCCGCCTTTGGCTCGGTGCAGACGCGGGACGGCAAGCTGTTCGACCCGGCGCTGGCCGGCGGCGCCGCCTGGGATGTGGGGGTCTATCCGCTCTGGCTCTATGCCGCCTTGTGTCACCAGCTCGGGCTGGCGGCGGGTGAGCCCGAGGTCACGCTGTCTCGTCAGGCGGGCGAGGTGGACGAAGCCGCCCGCTTTGATTTTGTCGGCCCGCTCAAGGCCGAACTGGCCGCCTCCATCGTGGCGGATCTCGACAAGTCGGCCTGGCTGTCCGGGCCCGGCTGGGCGCTGGAGCTGGTGGGCAAGTGGTGGAATCCCCAGCAGATCGTCTGGCGGGGCGGTGACCCTCTGCCAGCCTGGCCGCACGACATTGCGTTGCCGGTCGGGGGCGGCGGCATGCAGCACGAGGCGGATCACTTTGCCGCCTGCGTCAGAGAAGGATTGAGCGATTCGCCCTGGGTGCCGCAGGCGCTGAGCAGACAAGTGCTGGGCTGGGTCGAGCGGGGATTGCTGCCTGCTGAACGCTGA
- a CDS encoding putative bifunctional diguanylate cyclase/phosphodiesterase, with protein MMIKGKFLSLAFIMVSFLGVTIWSLFNYDRTFNDMVKYNQLSAWSLAQLELELHGFDEQLSLYRSGQTDAGQLNKAYDIAWNRLDIFLTGQETALIRSRYQASERVGAFFEVLKEYEQDVVNPTPDSARLAEMEGRMNKLLPSIRDLMVMNFTGPSAIKQRQELQQSKEGHVLVLVALLAIGLLILFVVSREMKLQYFLAWNDPLTLLPNRAAFMTRLERLAKGKQPADCTLTICLVELNNFKEVNDSLGYAAGDELLTMVANQIREYAHDQAFIARMGGDEFALFIYGAMPIEHRVPYLVRLLDELRPTVFQADPAHRVRVSMGISQHPITAHKIEELILFADIALANAKKLKENHLQVFNHRMFEHYSRNRKLAAELREHLNIISNSTLYLHYQPVIKPGNAYNMGAEVLIRWHHPEYGFINPLDIIAMAEENGLGELLGKWIFSRVNHDMSQLPASFVDKLELAINLSNSMFTPALFHQVNEMLQQSPLRAEQLILELTETIALDDLPLSQRIFKELKHIHVRIALDDFGTGWSSFSYLMSLSFDKLKIDKSFVSNIETDPRQFMFVESITKLSHQLGLVVVAEGVENLHELQQLAHIGVDEIQGYYYSKPLSPAEFFIYAMTHLAHNTEETVDASYH; from the coding sequence ATGATGATCAAGGGCAAGTTCCTCTCCCTTGCCTTTATCATGGTCTCCTTTCTGGGGGTGACCATCTGGTCACTCTTCAATTACGATCGCACCTTCAATGACATGGTCAAATACAACCAGCTCTCCGCCTGGTCTCTGGCCCAGCTGGAGCTGGAGCTGCACGGTTTTGACGAGCAGCTGTCGCTGTATCGCAGCGGTCAGACCGATGCCGGGCAGTTGAACAAGGCCTATGACATCGCCTGGAACCGGCTGGACATCTTCCTGACCGGACAGGAGACCGCCCTTATTCGTTCCCGCTACCAGGCCAGCGAGAGAGTCGGCGCCTTCTTTGAGGTGCTCAAGGAGTATGAGCAGGACGTGGTCAACCCCACCCCCGATTCAGCCCGGCTGGCCGAGATGGAAGGCAGAATGAACAAGCTGCTGCCTTCCATCCGGGATCTGATGGTGATGAACTTCACCGGCCCCTCCGCCATCAAGCAGCGTCAGGAGCTGCAGCAGTCCAAGGAAGGGCACGTACTGGTACTGGTCGCCCTGCTGGCCATCGGCCTGCTCATCCTGTTCGTGGTCTCCCGGGAGATGAAGCTGCAATACTTCCTGGCCTGGAATGACCCACTGACCCTGCTGCCCAACCGGGCCGCCTTCATGACCCGGCTGGAGCGGCTGGCCAAGGGCAAACAGCCCGCCGACTGTACCCTGACCATCTGCCTGGTCGAGTTGAACAACTTCAAGGAGGTCAACGACAGCCTGGGCTATGCCGCCGGAGATGAACTGCTCACCATGGTGGCCAACCAGATCAGAGAATATGCCCATGACCAGGCCTTCATCGCCCGCATGGGCGGCGATGAATTTGCCCTCTTCATCTATGGCGCCATGCCCATCGAGCACCGTGTTCCCTACCTTGTCCGGCTGCTGGATGAATTGAGGCCCACCGTCTTTCAGGCCGATCCGGCGCACCGGGTGCGCGTCAGCATGGGGATAAGCCAGCACCCCATCACGGCCCACAAGATCGAGGAGCTGATCCTGTTCGCCGACATTGCCCTCGCCAATGCCAAAAAGCTCAAGGAGAACCACCTGCAGGTGTTCAACCACCGGATGTTCGAGCACTACAGTCGCAACCGGAAACTGGCTGCCGAGCTACGCGAACATTTGAATATCATCTCCAACAGCACCCTCTATCTGCACTATCAGCCGGTGATAAAACCGGGCAATGCCTACAACATGGGGGCCGAGGTGCTGATCCGCTGGCATCACCCCGAATACGGCTTCATCAACCCGCTGGACATCATCGCCATGGCGGAGGAGAACGGCCTCGGCGAGCTGCTCGGCAAATGGATCTTCAGCCGGGTCAACCACGACATGTCGCAACTGCCGGCCAGCTTCGTGGACAAGCTGGAGCTGGCCATCAACCTCTCCAACTCCATGTTCACCCCGGCCCTGTTCCACCAGGTCAACGAGATGCTGCAACAGAGCCCGCTGCGCGCCGAACAGCTCATTCTGGAGCTGACCGAAACCATCGCACTCGACGATCTGCCGCTCAGCCAGCGCATCTTCAAGGAGCTCAAACACATCCACGTGCGCATCGCACTGGATGATTTCGGCACCGGCTGGTCCTCCTTCTCCTATCTGATGTCTCTGAGCTTTGACAAGCTCAAGATTGACAAGTCCTTCGTCAGCAACATCGAGACCGACCCGCGGCAATTCATGTTCGTCGAGTCCATCACCAAGCTATCCCATCAGCTGGGGCTGGTAGTAGTGGCCGAGGGGGTGGAGAACCTGCATGAACTGCAGCAGCTGGCCCATATCGGGGTGGACGAGATCCAGGGCTACTACTACTCCAAGCCGCTCTCCCCAGCCGAATTCTTCATCTATGCCATGACCCATCTTGCCCACAACACGGAAGAGACCGTGGACGCCAGCTATCACTGA
- a CDS encoding LysR substrate-binding domain-containing protein, which produces MKLTLQQLKVFATIARYGNLGLAANELCLSKGAVSQSLQELERQLATPLFDRIHPRLQLNNEGRLLQPAAEELLTRMQDIETLFSPDAEPSGQLRLGASQTIGNYLLPALLATSKQELGQPPRVTITNTHQLCHLLANFELDLALIEGENHHPDLVSEPWLHDEMLIVAQPAHPLAGRSRLSLAQLSDETWVLREPQSGSREQFEQQIQPELPRWQAGLELNTLEAVMLAVEKGLGISFISHLAVSDRLQAGRLVALPLTRHFPRQLSLIWHRQKYHSATLRRFLQFCRAQEDVLHSDASST; this is translated from the coding sequence ATGAAGCTGACCCTGCAACAACTCAAGGTCTTTGCCACCATCGCCCGTTACGGCAATCTGGGGCTGGCCGCCAATGAACTGTGCCTGAGCAAGGGCGCCGTCTCCCAGTCGTTGCAGGAGCTGGAACGCCAGCTCGCCACCCCGCTGTTCGATCGCATTCATCCCAGATTGCAGCTCAACAACGAGGGACGCCTGCTGCAACCGGCGGCCGAGGAGCTGCTGACCCGGATGCAAGACATCGAAACCCTGTTCAGCCCGGATGCCGAACCGAGCGGCCAGCTGCGTCTGGGCGCCAGTCAGACCATCGGCAACTACCTGCTGCCGGCCCTGCTCGCCACCAGCAAGCAGGAGCTGGGACAGCCACCCCGCGTCACCATCACCAATACCCACCAACTCTGCCACCTGCTGGCCAACTTCGAGCTGGATCTGGCGCTGATCGAGGGGGAGAACCACCACCCGGATCTGGTCAGCGAGCCCTGGCTCCACGACGAGATGCTGATCGTGGCTCAGCCCGCTCACCCCCTCGCCGGTCGCAGCCGTCTCTCCCTCGCCCAGCTGAGCGATGAGACCTGGGTGCTGCGCGAGCCCCAGTCCGGCAGCCGCGAGCAGTTCGAGCAGCAGATCCAGCCCGAGCTGCCCCGCTGGCAGGCCGGGCTCGAACTCAATACCCTGGAGGCGGTGATGCTGGCGGTCGAGAAGGGGCTCGGCATCTCCTTCATCTCCCACCTGGCGGTGTCGGATCGGTTGCAGGCCGGCCGCCTGGTGGCCCTGCCCCTGACCCGCCACTTCCCCCGTCAGCTCTCCCTCATCTGGCACCGGCAGAAGTATCACTCCGCCACCCTGCGCCGCTTTCTGCAATTTTGCCGCGCCCAGGAGGATGTGTTGCACAGCGATGCCAGCAGCACCTGA
- a CDS encoding glycoside hydrolase family 1 protein, whose product MHHHKFNDFPADFLWGAASAAYQVEGAWNADGKGPSVWDLFTKLPGKTFEGSNGDVAVDHYHRMEEDVALMAEMGLKAYRFSVSWPRIYPTGRGEVNEAGLAFYEKLIDTLLAHQIEPVLTLYHWDLPQVLQDEYGGWEDRRIIEDFEHYCVTLYQRFAGKVKYWVSLNEQNYNLTNAYQLGTHPPAVQDRKRFFAANHIAFLANAQVIKAFRQHVPGGLIGPSFAYSPAYPASCDPKDMLAFENAEEFTNLWWLDAYCFGRYPQAALAYLRETGEAPDILPGDLELLREGTPDYIGVNYYYTLTFTDNPLGGQTLQRINTTGQKGTTPSSGIPGLYKTAPNPHLETSNWDWAIDPTGMRIALRRLSSRYGLPLMITENGLGEFDKLAEGDRVHDDYRIDYLRSHVKACQEALQDGVELLGYCAWSFTDILSWLNGYQKRYGFVFVERDEQGGSLRRLKKDSFYWYQTVISSGGKTL is encoded by the coding sequence ATGCATCACCACAAGTTCAACGACTTCCCCGCCGATTTTCTGTGGGGCGCCGCCTCCGCTGCCTACCAGGTGGAAGGGGCCTGGAACGCCGATGGCAAGGGCCCCTCGGTGTGGGATCTGTTCACCAAGTTGCCGGGCAAGACCTTTGAGGGCAGCAACGGCGACGTGGCGGTGGATCACTACCACCGCATGGAGGAGGATGTGGCGCTGATGGCGGAAATGGGGCTCAAGGCCTACCGCTTCTCGGTGAGCTGGCCGCGCATCTATCCCACCGGCCGCGGCGAGGTGAACGAGGCGGGGCTGGCCTTCTACGAGAAACTCATCGATACCCTGCTGGCGCATCAGATAGAGCCGGTGCTCACCCTTTATCATTGGGATCTGCCCCAGGTGCTGCAGGATGAATACGGCGGCTGGGAAGACCGACGCATCATCGAAGATTTCGAGCACTACTGCGTGACCTTGTATCAGCGCTTTGCCGGCAAGGTGAAGTACTGGGTGTCGCTCAACGAGCAGAACTACAACCTGACCAACGCCTATCAGCTCGGCACGCACCCGCCCGCAGTGCAGGATCGCAAGCGCTTCTTTGCCGCCAACCACATCGCGTTCCTGGCCAACGCCCAGGTCATCAAGGCGTTCCGCCAGCACGTGCCGGGGGGGCTGATCGGCCCTAGCTTTGCCTACTCGCCCGCCTATCCGGCGTCGTGCGACCCCAAAGACATGCTGGCGTTTGAAAACGCCGAGGAGTTCACCAACCTCTGGTGGCTGGATGCCTACTGCTTTGGCCGTTATCCGCAGGCGGCGCTTGCCTACCTGCGGGAGACCGGCGAGGCGCCGGATATCCTGCCCGGCGATCTCGAGCTGTTGCGGGAAGGGACGCCCGACTACATCGGGGTCAACTACTACTACACCCTGACCTTCACCGACAACCCGCTCGGCGGCCAGACCCTGCAGCGTATCAACACCACGGGGCAGAAGGGTACCACTCCCTCGAGCGGCATTCCCGGCCTCTACAAGACGGCCCCCAACCCGCACCTTGAGACCAGCAACTGGGACTGGGCCATCGACCCGACCGGGATGCGCATCGCCCTGCGCCGGCTCTCCTCCCGCTACGGTCTGCCGCTGATGATCACCGAGAACGGCCTCGGCGAGTTCGACAAGCTGGCAGAGGGAGATCGGGTGCACGACGACTACCGCATCGACTATCTGCGCAGCCACGTCAAGGCGTGCCAGGAGGCGCTGCAGGACGGGGTGGAACTGCTGGGCTATTGCGCCTGGTCGTTCACCGACATCCTGAGCTGGCTCAACGGCTACCAGAAGCGCTACGGCTTCGTCTTTGTGGAGCGTGACGAACAGGGCGGCTCCCTGCGCCGGCTCAAGAAGGACAGCTTCTACTGGTACCAGACGGTAATAAGCTCGGGCGGCAAAACGCTCTAG
- a CDS encoding LysR family transcriptional regulator yields MDQLDAMRMFVRVAELESFTRSAEQLGVPKATLSATIRRLEEQMGTRLLHRTTRRVQLTPDGKLCYARCQDLLADMEEFNALFRQQGQLSGQLRVDMPSRMARHLVIPALPAWLAAHPDLQLLLSSTDRRVDLVREGFDCVIRVGALESSSLVARPLGHYRQINCASAGYLARHGTPRSLSELSDHRLVHYGGGSGPRESGFEYLQADGSRAVLAMSGALTVNDSESYLAAALAGLGIIQLPRVGVEPLLASGELVAILPKWQAPPLPIHALYAHRRQLAPRVQAFIQWLSGILASALEPDGLRDGGQPSIGSDAAD; encoded by the coding sequence ATGGATCAACTGGATGCGATGAGGATGTTTGTGCGGGTGGCGGAGCTGGAGAGCTTTACCCGCAGTGCCGAACAGCTAGGAGTCCCCAAGGCGACGCTCTCGGCGACCATTCGGCGGCTGGAGGAGCAGATGGGCACCCGCTTGCTGCACCGCACCACCCGGCGCGTGCAGCTGACCCCGGATGGCAAGCTCTGTTACGCCCGCTGTCAGGATCTGCTGGCGGACATGGAGGAGTTCAACGCGCTGTTTCGCCAGCAGGGGCAGCTGAGCGGCCAGCTGCGGGTGGACATGCCGAGCCGGATGGCCCGCCATTTGGTGATCCCGGCGCTGCCCGCCTGGCTTGCGGCCCACCCCGACCTGCAACTGCTGCTGAGCAGCACGGACCGGCGGGTCGATCTGGTACGGGAGGGCTTTGACTGCGTGATCCGGGTCGGGGCACTCGAGTCCTCCAGCCTGGTGGCGCGCCCCCTCGGCCACTACCGCCAGATCAACTGTGCCAGCGCTGGCTACCTGGCCCGCCATGGAACGCCGCGCAGCCTGAGCGAGCTGAGCGACCATCGGTTGGTGCACTACGGTGGCGGCAGCGGACCCAGGGAGAGCGGTTTCGAGTATCTGCAGGCGGATGGCTCTCGCGCCGTGCTGGCGATGAGCGGGGCGCTCACGGTGAACGACAGCGAATCCTATCTGGCGGCGGCGCTGGCCGGGCTTGGCATCATCCAGCTGCCGCGAGTCGGGGTGGAGCCACTGCTGGCCAGCGGCGAGCTGGTGGCCATCCTGCCAAAGTGGCAGGCGCCGCCGCTACCCATTCACGCCCTCTATGCCCATCGCCGTCAGCTGGCCCCCCGGGTGCAGGCGTTCATCCAGTGGTTGAGCGGCATTCTGGCATCAGCCCTGGAGCCTGACGGACTACGCGATGGCGGGCAGCCAAGCATCGGGAGCGACGCGGCCGATTGA
- a CDS encoding TDT family transporter, translating into MIARTRQSLGKAPTPMAGLALGIASLGWCWENAGHFDGRLQLLGAAIAAVLLVILTFKFLLHPRLLWQDLAHPVVGSVVPTYAMGTMVVSKAVGMLDAGLGEGLWLFAVLLHLAFLATFVWHRAKQFEIHHMVPSWFVPPVGIIVADVAFPGGQFAALANGLLWFGMLCYGLMLPLMLYRLIFSHEVPDAAKPTIAILAAPASLSLAGYLTVSEEPSLLLVAVLLGIAVLMTCIIYLAFIKLLRLPFSPGYAAFTFPLVIGATALFKVSHLVEQWPQAAEYVEQIRLLAHFELGAATLIVGYVALRYLMFFLPLGGSDEMAHGMVRR; encoded by the coding sequence ATGATCGCAAGAACCCGTCAATCCTTAGGCAAAGCCCCGACTCCCATGGCAGGGCTGGCACTCGGGATCGCCAGTCTCGGTTGGTGCTGGGAAAATGCCGGTCACTTCGATGGTCGCCTGCAGTTGCTGGGAGCAGCCATTGCCGCCGTGCTGCTGGTGATCCTGACCTTCAAGTTTCTGCTGCACCCGCGCCTGCTGTGGCAGGATCTGGCTCACCCCGTGGTCGGCAGCGTGGTGCCCACCTATGCCATGGGCACCATGGTGGTTTCCAAGGCGGTCGGCATGCTCGACGCTGGTCTGGGCGAGGGGCTCTGGCTGTTTGCCGTGCTGCTGCACCTGGCGTTCCTGGCCACTTTCGTCTGGCATCGGGCCAAACAGTTTGAAATCCACCACATGGTGCCGAGCTGGTTCGTGCCGCCGGTGGGGATCATCGTCGCGGACGTCGCCTTCCCGGGTGGCCAGTTTGCAGCGCTGGCCAACGGCCTGCTCTGGTTCGGCATGCTCTGCTACGGCCTGATGCTGCCGCTGATGCTCTATCGCCTCATCTTCAGCCATGAAGTGCCGGATGCCGCCAAGCCGACCATCGCCATCCTGGCGGCCCCCGCCAGCTTGTCACTGGCCGGTTACCTGACCGTGAGCGAGGAACCCTCCCTGCTGCTGGTGGCCGTGCTGCTGGGGATTGCGGTGCTGATGACCTGTATCATCTATCTGGCCTTCATCAAGCTGCTGCGTCTGCCGTTCTCACCGGGCTACGCCGCCTTCACCTTCCCGCTGGTGATCGGCGCCACCGCCCTGTTCAAGGTGAGCCACCTGGTCGAGCAGTGGCCCCAGGCTGCCGAGTATGTCGAGCAGATCCGGTTGCTGGCCCACTTCGAACTGGGCGCTGCCACTCTGATCGTCGGCTATGTGGCCCTGCGCTACCTGATGTTCTTCCTGCCGCTCGGCGGCAGCGACGAGATGGCGCACGGCATGGTTCGTCGCTAA